A genomic window from Tissierellales bacterium includes:
- a CDS encoding sugar-binding domain-containing protein — MYVLIDIIELEKKIVPEILDIMEKRYDILRGINYNQPIGRRTLANNLNMGERTVRTEVNILKEQGLLSIEPMGMYVTQEGKNLLEDLTEVIHKVKGLSELERKMEKLLEVENVLIVPGNSDENDLILKDIGKTAALYLKKIIKDNYIIGITGGSTMAQVADEMPKIKSKDNVLVLPARGGLGKDVETQANSIAAKLAKKLDGNYRLLHAPDSIEKETLEVLLKLEDVKETLELIRKMDILVFGIGRADVMAERRKLSNESINCIMDKGAVSEAFGHYFDTEGKQVWESMTVGISLEDFKKTKHVIGVAGGEAKSDAILSVTAFRKNMTIVTDEGAALKILNNV; from the coding sequence GTGTATGTTTTGATAGACATAATTGAATTAGAAAAAAAGATAGTACCAGAAATATTAGACATTATGGAAAAGAGATATGACATTCTCCGAGGTATAAATTATAATCAACCTATTGGAAGAAGAACTTTAGCAAATAATTTAAATATGGGAGAAAGAACTGTTAGAACAGAAGTTAATATTTTAAAAGAACAAGGGCTTTTAAGTATAGAACCTATGGGTATGTATGTAACACAAGAAGGGAAGAATCTTTTAGAAGACCTAACAGAAGTAATCCATAAAGTAAAAGGCTTAAGTGAATTAGAAAGAAAAATGGAGAAATTACTAGAAGTAGAAAATGTATTAATTGTACCTGGCAATAGTGATGAGAATGATTTAATTTTAAAAGATATTGGCAAAACAGCTGCTCTTTACTTAAAGAAAATTATTAAGGATAACTATATAATTGGAATTACTGGTGGAAGTACAATGGCACAGGTAGCAGATGAAATGCCAAAGATAAAATCAAAGGATAATGTTTTAGTTCTTCCAGCTAGAGGTGGTTTAGGCAAGGATGTTGAAACTCAGGCCAATAGTATAGCAGCTAAATTGGCTAAAAAATTAGATGGAAATTATAGATTACTACATGCACCTGATAGCATAGAAAAAGAGACTTTAGAAGTTTTATTAAAATTAGAAGATGTAAAGGAAACCCTAGAGTTAATAAGAAAAATGGATATATTGGTTTTTGGTATAGGTAGAGCAGATGTAATGGCAGAAAGAAGAAAATTATCCAATGAAAGCATTAATTGCATAATGGATAAAGGTGCTGTGTCAGAAGCTTTTGGCCATTATTTTGATACAGAAGGTAAACAAGTTTGGGAATCTATGACAGTAGGTATATCATTAGAAGATTTTAAAAAGACTAAACATGTCATAGGTGTTGCAGGAGGGGAAGCTAAATCAGATGCAATTTTATCCGTTACAGCTTTTAGAAAGAACATGACTATAGTTACTGATGAAGGTGCAGCCCTTAAAA